One genomic region from Vibrio cyclitrophicus encodes:
- a CDS encoding EamA family transporter has protein sequence MKRNDLLLAVFVMAIWGFNFSMIKMGVTNVHPLLATAARFALAVIPVIFFVARPNVAWRYLVSYGFVFGVGIWGMASWSITAGLSSGLSSVLLSTNVLIGMAVGVWVFKESASVRKLMGAVLAMCALAVLVSAATGNVTLNGVILIMIAACSWILMGVIVKASKTTQAFAFNVWGMLFAPIPLVLFAVMLHGEQIIWQGIELWDWSTTVAVVFQAYPTTLFGYWVWNKMLIQYPLSTTAPLTLLVPIFALISGYFMYDEVLSVAQVVASALFLVGIGLIVRPEKTNSSTVTDKLAKQS, from the coding sequence ATGAAAAGAAATGATTTGTTGTTAGCTGTGTTTGTCATGGCAATTTGGGGGTTCAACTTCTCAATGATCAAAATGGGTGTTACGAATGTCCACCCCCTATTAGCAACGGCGGCCCGCTTCGCTTTGGCAGTGATTCCGGTGATCTTTTTCGTGGCGAGACCTAATGTCGCTTGGCGCTATCTAGTGAGTTACGGCTTTGTGTTCGGTGTTGGCATCTGGGGCATGGCTTCGTGGTCTATTACAGCGGGCTTGTCTTCGGGGCTGTCATCAGTGTTGCTTTCAACTAATGTATTAATTGGTATGGCGGTGGGTGTATGGGTTTTCAAAGAGAGTGCGTCAGTACGTAAGCTAATGGGGGCTGTGTTAGCGATGTGCGCACTAGCGGTATTGGTATCTGCTGCTACGGGTAATGTGACCCTGAATGGTGTTATCTTGATTATGATTGCGGCGTGCAGTTGGATTTTAATGGGTGTAATTGTAAAGGCATCGAAAACGACTCAAGCTTTTGCGTTTAACGTGTGGGGCATGTTGTTTGCGCCCATTCCATTGGTGTTGTTTGCTGTGATGTTGCATGGTGAGCAGATTATTTGGCAGGGAATAGAGTTGTGGGATTGGAGCACCACCGTCGCGGTTGTTTTCCAAGCGTACCCAACCACCTTGTTTGGTTATTGGGTCTGGAACAAGATGTTGATTCAGTATCCACTTAGTACGACAGCGCCGTTAACCTTACTTGTGCCAATCTTTGCGCTAATCAGTGGCTACTTTATGTATGACGAAGTGTTATCTGTGGCTCAAGTTGTTGCGTCTGCGCTGTTTCTTGTGGGGATTGGCTTGATAGTAAGACCAGAAAAAACCAATAGCTCTACGGTGACAGATAAACTCGCGAAACAGTCGTAA
- a CDS encoding hybrid sensor histidine kinase/response regulator gives MNAIRKVYQYAEPNLTLVGWMGLIGFPAYYVVWEFLFPQPYENLTVRLLCSVLFFGIIYRNRVPFEWRKYLPAYYQVAITLCLPCFFFFMLLMNNWSNVWVMSFMSAIFLHILLVHVTKVMFAQTFAGIAIATLGAWVAQGFYLELSMDWTHMPIFLFIYLFGNLFYFRNQVEHEAKVSLAKSFGAGIAHEMRNPLSGLLTSIDVMQSILPNPKAGHHKGQYELSDQEVRQLREVGDEAMEIIHSGNETIDLLLTSIDENRVSRSTFKKHSAKTVVEDAIESFNYKRALDRQAISLDVKGEFSFLGSDTLLKYVMYNLFKNAFHHRSPEDFHIHVTMQSDEMVNQIVVTDNGSGIPSDEIRRIFQDFYTTGKSGNYGLGLPFCQKVMSSFGGEIKCQSEVDEWTQFTMIFPALTSNTVKDIKSELAKLKNVLFVSEQNILVTKAKELAGTMGFELTILDIASTLNKKEYQFEFDLIFVDMESLDLRASCLDKIESLLSFTESRIVYLFENHPIKRVRNVSFEPVWVETQVWLLNTQPTMDRLLFDSNYVIPAASAAPLDTANKRTIMVVDDNESLRRFTAMLLEKQGFDVIQKEDGQQALDALDTDDIDLILMDIEMPIMDGVEASRRIRNANKAYSSVPIIAHTGDSSPVTLEKMDSSGMSDFIVKPADKNRLFDKIALWI, from the coding sequence ATGAATGCGATTCGTAAAGTTTACCAGTACGCAGAACCAAACCTCACCTTGGTGGGTTGGATGGGCCTTATCGGCTTTCCGGCTTATTATGTTGTTTGGGAGTTTTTGTTCCCTCAGCCATATGAAAACCTGACCGTACGTTTGTTATGCTCGGTACTGTTCTTTGGGATCATTTATCGTAATCGAGTCCCGTTTGAATGGCGAAAATATCTTCCGGCTTATTATCAAGTTGCCATTACACTCTGCTTGCCGTGTTTCTTTTTCTTCATGTTGTTAATGAACAATTGGTCCAATGTTTGGGTAATGTCGTTCATGTCTGCCATCTTCCTGCATATCTTGCTGGTTCATGTAACAAAAGTGATGTTCGCACAGACTTTTGCTGGAATAGCCATCGCCACATTGGGCGCATGGGTCGCTCAAGGTTTCTATCTCGAACTCTCAATGGATTGGACGCACATGCCTATCTTTTTGTTCATCTATTTGTTCGGTAACTTATTCTACTTCCGAAACCAGGTAGAGCACGAAGCCAAGGTGTCGTTGGCGAAGTCTTTTGGTGCGGGTATTGCGCATGAAATGCGAAACCCTTTAAGTGGTTTATTGACGTCTATAGATGTAATGCAATCGATATTACCGAATCCAAAAGCTGGTCATCACAAAGGACAATATGAGCTGAGCGATCAAGAAGTAAGGCAGCTTCGCGAGGTGGGTGACGAGGCAATGGAGATCATTCATTCTGGCAACGAAACCATTGATCTGTTACTGACTTCCATCGATGAAAACCGTGTCTCTCGTTCTACCTTCAAGAAGCATTCAGCTAAAACGGTCGTCGAGGATGCGATAGAGAGTTTCAACTACAAGCGTGCATTAGACAGACAAGCAATATCTTTGGATGTGAAGGGTGAGTTTAGTTTCTTAGGCAGCGACACGTTACTGAAGTATGTGATGTATAACTTGTTCAAGAACGCGTTCCATCATCGTAGTCCTGAAGATTTTCATATTCATGTCACTATGCAAAGCGATGAGATGGTCAACCAAATCGTGGTGACAGATAACGGTTCAGGTATTCCAAGTGATGAGATTCGCCGTATCTTTCAAGATTTTTATACAACGGGTAAATCGGGTAACTATGGATTGGGCTTACCCTTCTGCCAAAAGGTAATGAGCTCGTTTGGTGGCGAAATTAAGTGTCAGTCTGAAGTCGATGAATGGACCCAGTTTACGATGATTTTCCCGGCGTTGACTTCAAATACAGTGAAAGATATTAAGAGTGAACTGGCTAAGTTAAAAAATGTGTTGTTTGTGAGTGAGCAAAATATATTGGTCACGAAAGCTAAGGAATTAGCTGGCACGATGGGGTTTGAGCTGACGATTCTAGACATAGCATCAACGCTCAATAAAAAAGAGTATCAATTTGAGTTCGATTTGATTTTTGTCGATATGGAGAGTTTAGATTTAAGAGCCAGTTGTCTTGATAAAATTGAGTCGTTGCTTTCATTCACAGAGTCTCGAATCGTCTACTTGTTTGAGAATCACCCAATTAAACGGGTTCGTAATGTCTCTTTTGAACCTGTATGGGTTGAAACGCAAGTTTGGCTTTTGAATACGCAGCCGACAATGGACCGCTTGTTGTTTGATTCGAACTATGTGATACCAGCTGCGTCTGCGGCGCCGTTAGATACCGCGAACAAACGCACCATTATGGTGGTCGATGACAATGAATCTTTACGCCGCTTTACTGCGATGCTTTTGGAAAAACAGGGCTTTGATGTGATCCAGAAAGAGGATGGCCAGCAGGCACTAGATGCGTTGGATACCGACGATATCGATTTGATCCTGATGGATATTGAAATGCCAATTATGGATGGTGTTGAAGCTTCTCGCCGTATTAGAAATGCTAACAAAGCGTACTCATCGGTGCCTATTATTGCACATACTGGAGACAGTTCTCCCGTCACCTTAGAGAAGATGGATTCTTCCGGTATGTCTGATTTCATTGTTAAGCCAGCAGACAAGAACCGATTGTTTGACAAAATCGCGCTGTGGATTTAG
- a CDS encoding ISAs1 family transposase: protein MNGLSLLDHISVIRDPRQAWKIEHTLTDIIFLTIAAVIAGAEGWEDIEDFGEDNLEWLRQYGDFKQGIPVHDTIARVINLISAKQLQRCFTAWMKDCHEVTEGEVIAIDGKTLRGTYNKDKRCGAIHMVSAFSAANQVVLGQVKTADKSNEIKAIPELLEMLSLRGCLVTIDAMGCQKDIAEKIVGQDADYLLAVKGNQKRLEQAISQVFNSSMLNSFEGDKYVTQEKGHGRTETRLSMVVHNTDFLGDIALDWAGLSTIGMVVSIRQEGDKPAETMQIKHYISSAKLTAKALLESTRAHWSIENQMHWRLDVGFKEDECRIRREQAGENLAVIRHIALNLLTEETSFKAGIKRKQKKANRSNSYLSQVLAVQGAS from the coding sequence ATGAACGGATTAAGCCTTTTGGACCATATTTCAGTTATTCGAGACCCTCGCCAAGCTTGGAAAATAGAGCACACGCTAACCGACATTATCTTCTTAACAATTGCAGCAGTGATTGCTGGTGCTGAAGGTTGGGAGGATATTGAAGATTTTGGTGAAGATAACTTGGAATGGCTTAGACAGTATGGTGATTTCAAACAAGGCATACCAGTACACGATACCATTGCCCGAGTTATCAATCTTATTTCCGCCAAGCAACTGCAACGATGTTTTACTGCGTGGATGAAAGACTGTCATGAGGTGACTGAGGGTGAAGTGATTGCTATCGACGGCAAAACTCTCAGAGGCACATACAACAAAGACAAGCGTTGTGGTGCAATCCATATGGTTAGTGCGTTTAGTGCTGCAAATCAAGTTGTGTTAGGGCAGGTTAAAACAGCAGACAAAAGCAATGAAATCAAAGCGATCCCCGAACTGCTTGAAATGCTTTCCTTACGAGGTTGCTTAGTGACGATTGATGCTATGGGATGCCAGAAGGATATAGCTGAAAAGATAGTCGGCCAAGATGCAGATTACCTCTTAGCGGTAAAAGGTAATCAAAAACGATTGGAGCAAGCGATTAGCCAAGTCTTTAATTCTAGTATGCTTAATAGTTTTGAAGGTGATAAATACGTCACTCAAGAGAAAGGACATGGTCGTACAGAAACGCGTTTGAGTATGGTTGTTCACAATACAGATTTCTTAGGCGATATAGCGCTTGATTGGGCGGGACTCTCCACCATTGGTATGGTCGTTTCAATTCGTCAAGAAGGTGATAAGCCAGCAGAAACAATGCAAATCAAGCACTACATAAGCTCAGCAAAACTGACAGCTAAAGCTTTACTCGAGAGCACGCGAGCACATTGGAGCATTGAAAATCAGATGCACTGGCGATTAGACGTAGGTTTTAAAGAAGATGAATGTCGGATTCGTCGAGAGCAAGCTGGTGAGAATTTAGCAGTTATAAGACATATAGCTTTAAATCTGCTGACGGAAGAAACCAGCTTCAAAGCAGGGATCAAAAGAAAGCAGAAAAAAGCAAACCGTAGCAATAGCTACCTTTCGCAAGTCCTTGCAGTACAAGGGGCTTCGTAA
- a CDS encoding aspartoacylase, translated as MLYRIILACGFITQYLDINYMDNINQLLLVAGTHGNELSGIYLNKLIKDRLYSADRSTFSTTSVIANPKAVEQNVRYIETDLNRLFSSVNEDLSSDSAEHAVAQRFVDQHVGSEQQLIVDLHNTTSNMGATLILLSNDSFYQKMGSYVKQRMPDANILFEDRKPWDEQPYLCTAGKYGVMIEVGAQAHGSLRFETLTLMKQMLTAVLDYVEKQNLKQIKELKDYSAFFYVEEVNVPLDKDGMRIATVHPKICGRDFEVVKQGEPLLATFFGYDVSWEREQDIYPHFINESAYAKANVAMALADKRLVSVS; from the coding sequence ATGTTATATCGTATCATTTTAGCGTGTGGTTTTATCACTCAATATTTGGACATCAATTACATGGATAACATTAACCAACTCTTATTGGTTGCCGGAACTCACGGTAACGAACTTTCAGGTATCTACCTGAATAAGCTGATTAAAGATCGTTTGTATTCGGCGGATCGTTCGACGTTTTCTACTACTTCTGTCATCGCTAATCCAAAGGCAGTAGAGCAGAATGTGCGATATATTGAAACGGATCTAAATCGTCTATTTTCAAGTGTAAATGAAGACCTTTCTTCAGATTCCGCTGAGCATGCGGTCGCGCAACGGTTTGTTGATCAACATGTGGGAAGTGAGCAACAGTTAATTGTTGATCTACACAATACAACCAGCAATATGGGCGCGACATTGATTTTGCTATCGAATGATTCTTTCTATCAAAAAATGGGTTCATACGTGAAGCAGCGTATGCCTGATGCCAACATTTTGTTTGAAGATAGGAAACCGTGGGATGAACAGCCATACCTTTGCACAGCAGGGAAGTATGGCGTGATGATCGAAGTAGGGGCTCAAGCACATGGTTCGCTCAGGTTCGAAACGCTTACACTGATGAAGCAGATGTTGACTGCTGTATTGGATTACGTAGAGAAGCAAAACCTTAAACAGATTAAAGAATTGAAAGATTACAGTGCGTTTTTCTATGTTGAAGAGGTGAATGTACCACTTGATAAAGATGGTATGAGAATCGCTACGGTGCACCCAAAAATATGTGGCCGAGACTTCGAGGTAGTCAAGCAAGGTGAACCGTTGTTAGCGACATTCTTTGGCTATGATGTTTCTTGGGAGCGTGAGCAAGACATATACCCACACTTCATTAACGAGAGCGCTTACGCTAAAGCGAACGTTGCAATGGCATTGGCAGATAAACGGTTAGTTTCGGTCAGTTAG
- a CDS encoding LysR family transcriptional regulator has product MDKLEAMNVFVTIVERGSLSAAAEHLDLSRTKVTRYLGELESWMDTRLLHRTTRRLSLTSAGKETLEVARELLALEASLAGIRNQNREDLKGQLRITASYSIVDSFLMDAINRFITKWPEVSIDVISTDQTVNLVESRIDLAIRITNELTPNIVAKQLGECRSVICASPQYLQKKGTPANAQDLAHHNCLSFSYFGRTAWTFHGPNGSESVPIKGNISANTSEVLLSATLKGNGISMLPFPSVEALVRQGQLVQLLPEWKPKILGVHAIYGTRKQVTPLLRAFIDHLSSEMEQSKSW; this is encoded by the coding sequence ATGGATAAACTTGAAGCAATGAATGTCTTTGTCACCATAGTCGAACGTGGCAGTTTGAGTGCAGCGGCAGAGCACCTTGATCTTTCTCGGACCAAGGTTACGCGCTATTTGGGAGAACTGGAAAGCTGGATGGACACACGCTTGCTTCATCGAACGACTCGTAGACTGAGTTTAACCAGCGCCGGAAAAGAGACACTAGAAGTCGCCAGAGAGCTACTGGCCCTTGAGGCATCATTAGCGGGAATCAGAAACCAAAATCGAGAAGACTTGAAAGGGCAACTTCGAATCACCGCGAGCTACTCCATTGTCGATAGTTTCTTGATGGATGCAATCAACCGCTTTATTACCAAATGGCCAGAGGTTTCTATCGATGTTATTTCTACCGACCAAACCGTTAATCTCGTTGAGTCACGTATCGATTTGGCCATTCGAATCACTAACGAACTGACACCCAATATTGTCGCTAAACAGCTAGGTGAATGTCGCTCCGTGATATGTGCCTCGCCGCAGTATTTGCAAAAAAAGGGAACACCAGCAAACGCACAAGATTTAGCTCATCACAATTGTCTATCGTTCAGTTACTTTGGTCGAACAGCTTGGACGTTCCATGGTCCTAACGGTTCTGAATCAGTACCAATCAAAGGGAATATCAGTGCCAACACATCTGAAGTATTACTGTCGGCCACACTAAAGGGAAATGGAATCAGCATGTTACCCTTCCCTTCTGTCGAGGCCTTAGTGCGTCAAGGCCAATTAGTACAGCTATTGCCAGAGTGGAAACCAAAAATACTTGGTGTGCATGCTATTTATGGAACACGTAAACAAGTAACGCCATTGTTAAGAGCTTTTATCGATCACTTATCCAGTGAAATGGAACAATCTAAAAGCTGGTAG
- a CDS encoding Vmh family MBL fold metallo-hydrolase — protein sequence MTKLSKILLSKTALLRTMSLGTILAASSAVSAADLTITHYNPGENAIFPASSVLVSGEKEVILFDAQFSVADGEKLVEQIKATGKELSMIYISSGDPDFYFGLEPLVSAFPHVDVVASEAVVAHIKRTKDAKLAYWGPILDDSAPSKVIVPTVLNDTTLSLEGETIEVKEINTHQAYLWVPSEQTVFGGVSVYSGVHVWMADTASKEIRSQWSQSLERMKALEPEVVIPGHYLGEMPTGTNGVQFTVDYVADIEKALVSTSNPTSIDISDHMKKAYPQFKATEGDLELGAKVLSGEMEWH from the coding sequence ATGACAAAGTTATCTAAGATCCTTTTATCAAAAACCGCGCTGTTAAGAACGATGAGTCTAGGAACCATACTGGCGGCATCAAGTGCAGTGTCTGCGGCGGATTTAACGATCACTCACTATAATCCCGGTGAAAATGCGATATTTCCAGCAAGTTCAGTCTTAGTCTCAGGTGAAAAGGAAGTGATTCTGTTCGATGCTCAGTTTAGTGTCGCAGATGGAGAAAAGTTGGTTGAACAAATTAAAGCTACTGGTAAAGAGCTATCAATGATTTACATCAGCAGTGGCGATCCGGATTTTTACTTTGGTTTGGAACCGTTAGTTTCGGCATTTCCTCACGTAGATGTTGTCGCTAGCGAAGCGGTAGTTGCACACATTAAGCGCACTAAAGACGCGAAGTTGGCATATTGGGGCCCAATCTTGGATGACAGTGCGCCATCTAAAGTGATTGTTCCGACGGTATTGAACGACACAACACTCAGCCTAGAAGGCGAAACTATCGAAGTAAAAGAAATCAACACACACCAAGCTTACTTGTGGGTGCCATCAGAACAAACGGTGTTTGGTGGCGTGTCGGTATACAGTGGAGTGCATGTATGGATGGCTGATACTGCATCGAAAGAGATTCGTAGCCAGTGGTCACAATCTTTAGAACGCATGAAGGCACTTGAGCCTGAAGTTGTTATTCCAGGCCACTACTTAGGTGAAATGCCAACGGGCACTAACGGTGTTCAATTTACGGTGGATTATGTGGCAGACATTGAAAAGGCACTGGTAAGCACAAGTAATCCAACGTCTATTGATATCAGTGATCACATGAAGAAAGCATACCCACAATTTAAGGCAACAGAAGGCGACCTAGAACTGGGTGCCAAGGTGCTAAGTGGTGAGATGGAGTGGCACTAA
- a CDS encoding CobW family GTP-binding protein, whose protein sequence is MSSDHSPVLGVPTNIITGFLGVGKTSAILNLMKHKPTNERWAVLVNEFGEIGVDGSLFQGNQSKQQQIFIREVPGGCMCCAAGLPMQIALNQLLSEAKPDRLLIEPTGLGHPKEVLQVLSSEHYRQVLSLQKNITLVDARKLSDTRYSDHDTFNQQIAIADTIVGNKVDLYQNGDAEKLAEYVAQFCHPETKLVFAHHGNIPQAEFDGNTSFYRHQADEHHHHHHHHHQNDKPLASELPMPKSGMIRATNQGEGFESVGWRFSPEKQFDHQRLRNFLVGLKAERMKAVFITQSGIFGYNLTEDGLTESELDDCLETRIEVIGHNIDNDLESQLLTCLVN, encoded by the coding sequence ATGAGCTCTGATCATTCACCTGTATTAGGGGTTCCAACCAACATCATTACCGGGTTCCTTGGCGTAGGTAAAACCTCGGCAATCCTCAACTTAATGAAACACAAACCAACAAATGAGCGCTGGGCGGTCTTGGTGAATGAGTTTGGGGAAATTGGCGTCGATGGTAGCTTGTTTCAAGGCAACCAAAGCAAACAACAACAAATTTTCATTCGAGAAGTGCCCGGTGGTTGTATGTGTTGCGCGGCTGGCTTGCCTATGCAGATAGCACTTAATCAGTTATTGTCAGAAGCGAAACCGGATCGCTTATTGATTGAGCCAACGGGGCTTGGTCACCCTAAAGAAGTGTTGCAGGTCTTATCTTCAGAGCATTACCGACAAGTGTTATCGCTACAGAAGAACATTACTTTGGTCGATGCACGTAAACTTTCAGATACCCGCTACTCTGATCACGATACCTTCAATCAACAAATCGCCATTGCTGATACCATCGTAGGGAACAAAGTCGATCTCTACCAAAATGGTGACGCTGAAAAACTGGCGGAGTACGTCGCTCAATTTTGTCACCCCGAGACAAAACTAGTTTTCGCTCACCACGGCAATATTCCTCAAGCTGAATTTGATGGAAACACCAGCTTTTATCGTCATCAAGCAGATGAACATCATCATCATCATCATCACCATCACCAAAACGATAAGCCGCTCGCCTCTGAGTTGCCGATGCCAAAAAGTGGCATGATAAGAGCAACTAACCAAGGTGAAGGATTTGAAAGTGTGGGTTGGCGATTTTCACCCGAAAAACAGTTCGACCACCAGCGCTTACGAAATTTTTTAGTGGGCTTGAAAGCGGAACGAATGAAAGCGGTGTTCATTACACAAAGTGGTATCTTCGGTTACAACTTAACAGAAGATGGTTTGACGGAGTCGGAGCTGGATGATTGTCTTGAAACCAGAATTGAAGTGATCGGACATAACATAGACAATGACTTAGAAAGCCAATTACTCACGTGCTTGGTTAACTGA
- the cqsA gene encoding alpha-hydroxyketone-type quorum-sensing autoinducer synthase, which yields MSDKSKNKPLPSFIEERLNFYIQDLITQNESQKHLVLGSHPSHDAVVMQSNDYLSLSHNEQIQKAHRDAISQHDDNVVMSAIFLQDEQSKPAFETDLANFMGMESCLLSQSGWAANIGLLQTICPPNMPVYIDFFAHMSLWEGIRAAGATGHPFMHNNMNHLRKQIQRYGSGVIVVDSVYSTIGTVAPLRDIYEMAQEFDCALVVDESHSLGTHGSNGAGLVQALGLTNKVDFITVSLAKTFAYRAGAILGPKRLSETLPFVAYPAIFSSTVLPQEVIRLEKTLEVIKASDDKRDTLFKRAKALTTGLKRIGFNIRSESQIVALECGSESNTERVRDFLEERDVFGAVFCRPATGRNKNIIRFSINADMTPRDIDHVLTACQEAFNHPDLEFV from the coding sequence ATGAGTGATAAATCTAAAAACAAACCACTACCTTCCTTTATTGAAGAACGCTTGAACTTCTATATTCAAGATCTCATTACACAAAACGAAAGCCAAAAACATTTGGTATTGGGGAGTCACCCCAGCCATGACGCAGTGGTAATGCAAAGCAACGATTACCTATCTTTGTCGCACAATGAACAAATCCAGAAAGCACATCGGGACGCAATTTCACAACACGATGACAATGTGGTGATGTCTGCCATCTTCTTACAAGATGAACAGTCGAAACCTGCATTTGAAACCGATCTGGCTAACTTTATGGGAATGGAAAGCTGCTTGCTCTCTCAATCAGGTTGGGCGGCTAACATTGGCTTATTGCAAACGATCTGCCCTCCTAATATGCCTGTGTATATCGATTTTTTTGCACACATGTCCCTATGGGAGGGTATTCGTGCCGCTGGTGCAACTGGCCACCCATTTATGCACAACAACATGAATCACCTTCGTAAACAGATTCAGCGTTATGGTTCGGGTGTGATTGTAGTCGACTCGGTTTACAGCACCATAGGTACGGTAGCCCCACTCCGCGACATCTACGAAATGGCGCAAGAGTTTGACTGTGCCTTGGTCGTCGATGAATCCCATTCACTAGGCACTCATGGTTCAAATGGTGCTGGTTTGGTTCAGGCATTAGGGCTGACTAACAAAGTGGATTTCATTACCGTCAGCTTGGCCAAAACCTTTGCCTATCGCGCTGGCGCTATACTCGGCCCTAAGCGATTATCGGAGACATTACCCTTTGTCGCTTACCCTGCTATTTTTAGCTCGACCGTACTACCACAAGAAGTTATCCGCTTAGAAAAGACTTTAGAGGTTATTAAAGCCTCTGATGATAAGCGAGACACCTTGTTCAAACGCGCTAAAGCACTGACTACAGGGCTAAAGCGAATCGGTTTTAACATTCGCAGTGAATCTCAGATTGTGGCATTAGAATGTGGCAGTGAAAGCAACACTGAGCGTGTACGTGACTTCTTAGAAGAGCGTGACGTGTTTGGTGCGGTATTTTGTCGGCCAGCAACAGGAAGAAACAAAAACATCATCCGCTTTTCGATTAACGCAGACATGACGCCGCGGGACATCGACCATGTTCTCACAGCATGCCAAGAGGCTTTTAATCACCCTGATTTAGAGTTCGTATAA
- a CDS encoding aminotransferase-like domain-containing protein yields MSIYRKLANQFIDEIEAGKRPEGGRMPSLRQLAKQQAISMSTVVSCYQELESQGWIHSRPQAGYFVSPHKPSHSTPEWAQFESKVSIVKQTSSTHNTTNGPLGVSSTTNDEQTTIELERSFRRSIKRMGGRLNHYPDTQGEPMLRQALSTHFAKLDLHFASEDMVVTAGCMSAIKAALESCTKQGDTIAISSPCFNGILELLGRMSRKIIEIPSLDDGVDLQQLETHLKNKQVDAAIFCTSHMNPQGINMSANQKQKLAELANQYQTPIIEDDVYLELSYSSHTPLPAKYYDKGGYVLWCGSVSKSLSPSYRLGWCLPGRYIEEYKAQFSAASYGVALPTQLAVADFIESGQYAKHVRRRRTQLLLLRQQYLSYLTQHLPKGVKISNPQGGMVLWLQIPSLDQHTFSEGIVQQQIDIRLGQLFSTLDLYSNCLRINMGYSIEGQTKQQLDDLIQLIHQCSNAKSV; encoded by the coding sequence ATGAGTATCTACAGAAAGCTTGCTAATCAGTTTATTGATGAGATTGAAGCAGGGAAAAGACCCGAAGGTGGGCGTATGCCTTCGCTTCGTCAGTTGGCGAAACAACAAGCGATCAGTATGTCGACGGTGGTGAGCTGTTACCAAGAGCTTGAATCTCAAGGTTGGATCCACTCACGACCTCAAGCTGGGTATTTTGTTTCACCACATAAACCTTCTCATTCAACCCCTGAATGGGCACAGTTTGAAAGCAAGGTGTCCATCGTTAAGCAAACCTCTTCGACACATAACACCACTAATGGCCCTTTGGGTGTATCCAGTACCACCAACGATGAGCAAACAACCATTGAGTTGGAGCGCAGCTTTCGTCGCTCAATCAAACGGATGGGTGGTAGGCTCAATCATTATCCTGATACACAGGGTGAGCCGATGTTACGACAGGCGCTTTCTACCCACTTCGCCAAACTCGACCTACACTTTGCGTCCGAGGATATGGTGGTAACCGCTGGTTGTATGTCGGCCATTAAAGCGGCTCTGGAATCGTGTACCAAACAAGGCGACACTATTGCGATAAGCTCGCCTTGCTTCAATGGGATACTAGAATTATTGGGAAGAATGTCGCGCAAGATCATAGAGATCCCGTCTTTAGATGACGGTGTCGACCTACAACAACTGGAAACCCATCTTAAAAACAAACAGGTTGATGCTGCGATATTCTGTACGTCACATATGAATCCTCAAGGGATCAATATGTCAGCAAACCAAAAACAAAAACTCGCTGAGTTAGCTAACCAATATCAAACCCCGATCATTGAAGATGATGTCTATCTAGAGCTTTCCTATTCCTCGCATACCCCGCTACCTGCAAAATATTATGACAAAGGTGGTTATGTATTATGGTGTGGTTCAGTGTCTAAGAGCCTTTCGCCAAGCTATCGGTTAGGGTGGTGTCTACCCGGCAGATACATCGAGGAATACAAGGCTCAGTTCTCTGCAGCGAGTTATGGTGTTGCTCTGCCCACGCAACTTGCTGTTGCTGACTTTATTGAATCAGGCCAATACGCGAAACATGTTAGAAGAAGACGTACTCAGCTCCTTTTATTAAGGCAGCAATACCTGAGCTATTTAACCCAACACCTTCCTAAAGGCGTGAAAATAAGTAATCCTCAAGGTGGAATGGTGTTGTGGTTACAAATCCCAAGCCTTGATCAACACACTTTTTCAGAAGGTATCGTTCAGCAACAGATAGATATCCGACTTGGGCAACTATTCAGCACTCTAGATCTGTATAGCAACTGCCTACGGATCAATATGGGTTACTCCATTGAAGGGCAAACAAAGCAGCAATTGGATGATTTGATTCAACTTATCCACCAATGTTCAAATGCCAAGTCCGTATGA